One genomic window of Quercus lobata isolate SW786 chromosome 9, ValleyOak3.0 Primary Assembly, whole genome shotgun sequence includes the following:
- the LOC115961333 gene encoding MDIS1-interacting receptor like kinase 2-like has protein sequence MTELSSQTKILSSTSFKVNDHVETLLFPLMTTLDLIDKETETNALLIWKASLQNKNQSLLPSWTLLPKNNATNSSSNQNASSNPCSWFGVSCNHAGSVIRLNLTNSGLKGTLHEFSFLSLPNLSFVDLSMNELFNTIPIDISYLSKLKYLDLSFNNLSGKIPPQIGLLVNLEVLHLAKNQLSGSIPPEIGHLKSLNDLSLYANNFCGCIPASLANIVAYEPKQLSGSIPLEIGNLKSLIFLSLETNHLSGLIPASLGSLRNLTVLHLYNNQLSGTIPEELGNLTSIIDLELSRNQLNGTIPISFGRLSGLKALFLRDNQLSGPIPQGIGNLMKLTALLLDANHFTSFLLQNLCQSGSLQLLRVDNNHLIGPIPKTLRNCTNLIRVHLEGNQLFGNISEDFGVYKNLQYMDLSYNRFSGEISHNWGKCTQLTSLKIAGNNISGGIPLEIGDLVQLQLLDLSSNRLVGEVPKEFGKLTSMLKLCFNGNKLYGGLPLELGSLINLEYLDLSANRFGKSIPRDIGSLLKLHYLNMSNNEFILNIPIQMCELTHLSQLDLSLNSLEGEIPSQIKNMQSLELFNLSHNNFSGFIPAAFEKMRGLSFVDISYNELEGPLPNSRAFQDAHIEALQGNKGICGNVMGLQPCEVEHISKKGLKFISPLLGTLSLVLALLGIYFTLKGKRRNPQTKPTKDMDKEEVFTLSTFDGRKLYQEIIDATQGFDANFCIGEGGYGTVYKAKLISGDIVAVKKLRSLHDSETSPQKEFLNEINTLLEIRHRNIVKLHGFCSHSQFSILIYEYLEKGNLASILSNDGGAKELDWNKRVNIVKGVAHALSYLHHDCSPPIVHRDISSKNVLLDSEYEAHVSDFGTAKILNQDSSNWTSLVGTYGYVAPELAYTMKITEKSDMFSFGVLAIEVIKGIIKLKCTFLELSQSD, from the exons atgaCGGAACTTAGttctcaaacaaaaattcttaGCTCTACCTCTTTCAAAGTCAATGATCATGTGGAAACCCTTCTCTTCCCATTAATGACAACACTTGACTTGATTG ATAAAGAAACCGAGACAAATGCTCTTCTCATTTGGAAAGCCagtcttcaaaataaaaaccaatcaCTCCTGCCTTCATGGACTCTccttcctaaaaataatgcaacCAATTCTTCCAGCAATCAAAATGCAAGCTCAAATCCATGCAGTTGGTTCGGTGTTTCTTGCAACCATGCAGGAAGTGTTATTAGATTAAACTTGACTAACTCAGGCCTGAAAGGTACTCTCCATGAATTTTCATTCCTGTCACTCCCTAACCTTTCATTTGTTGACCTCAGCATGAATGAACTCTTTAATACAATTCCTATTGATATTAGTTACCTGTCTAAACTCAAATATCTTGATCTATCCTTTAATAACTTATCGGGGAAAATCCCACCCCAGATTGGCCTACTGGTCAACCTTGAGGTCTTGCACCTCGCTAAAAATCAGTTAAGTGGCTCAATTCCTCCAGAAATAGGTCATTTAAAGTCCCTTAATGACCTTTCTTTGTATGCCAACAATTTCTGTGGATGCATTCCAGCTTCATTAG CTAACATTGTTGCATATGAACCAAAACAGCTCTCTGGCTCCATCCCCCTAGAAATTGGAAATTTAAAGTCTCTCATATTCTTAAGCCTTGAAACAAATCATCTTTCTGGCTTAATTCCCGCATCTTTAGGTTCTCTTAGAAACTTGACTGTTTTACACCTGTACAACAATCAACTTTCTGGTACCATTCCTGAAGAATTAGGAAACTTGACATCCATAATTGATCTTGAACTGAGTAGAAATCAGTTGAATGGTACTATTCCAAtttcctttggtaggttgagtgGCTTAAAAGCTTTATTCCTCCGTGATAACCAACTTTCTGGTCCCATTCCACAAGGGATCGGGAACTTAATGAAGTTGACTGCCCTATTGCTGGATGCCAACCACTTCACTAGCTTTTTGCTTCAAAACTTATGCCAAAGTGGGTCTCTCCAATTACTTAGGGTAGACAACAACCATCTCATAGGTCCAATACCAAAAACCTTGAGAAATTGCACAAACTTAATTAGAGTCCACCTTGAAGGAAACCAACTCTTTGGAAATATATCTGAAGATTTTGGTGTCTACAAAAACTTACAGTACATGGACCTAAGTTACAATCGATTTTCTGGTGAAATCTCACACAATTGGGGCAAGTGCACACAACTAACCAGTCTAAAGATTGCTGGTAACAATATTTCTGGTGGCATACCACTTGAAATTGGAGACTTAGTTCAACTCCAATTACTTGATCTTTCTTCTAATCGCTTGGTAGGGGAGGTTCCTAAGGAATTTGGAAAGTTGACTTCCATGTTGAAGCTCTGCTTTAATGGCAATAAACTTTATGGTGGTTTACCCTTGGAGCTTGGGTCATTAATAAATCTCGAGTATCTAGATCTATCTGCTAATAGGTTTGGCAAATCAATCCCGAGAGATATAGGGAGCCTTTTGAAACTGCATTACTTGAATATGAGCAACAATGAGTTCATCCTCAACATTCCAATTCAAATGTGTGAATTAACTCATTTGTCCCAGCTAGATTTGAGCCTTAACTCACTTGAAGGAGAGATACCTTCACAAATCAAAAATATGCAAAGCTTGGAGCTATTCAATTTATCTCACAATAATTTCTCAGGTTTTATTCCAGCTGCTTTTGAAAAGATGCGTGGCTTGTCATTTGTCGACATATCCTACAATGAGTTGGAGGGTCCTCTTCCGAATAGCCGAGCATTTCAAGATGCTCACATTGAAGCACTACAAGGTAATAAAGGAATATGTGGAAATGTTATGGGATTGCAACCCTGTGAGGTAGAACATATTTCAAAGAAGGGACTGAAATTCATTTCCCCTCTCTTGGGAACACTTTCACTTGTATTGGCATTGTTGGGAATTTACTTCactttaaaaggaaaaaggcgAAATCCACAGACAAAGCCAACAAAAGACATGGACAAGGAAGAAGTTTTTACGCTATCAACTTTTGATGGAAGAAAATTGTACCAAGAAATTATTGACGCAACCCAGGGTTTTGATGCTAATTTTTGCATTGGGGAGGGAGGATATGGAACCGTCTATAAAGCCAAGCTAATATCAGGAGACATAGTTGCAGTGAAGAAACTTAGATCTTTGCATGACAGTGAGACTTCACCACAAAAAGAGTTCTTAAATGAGATCAACACATTATTAGAAATCCGACATcgaaatattgtaaaattgcaTGGCTTTTGTTCACATTCACaattctcaattttgatttACGAGTACCTTGAAAAGGGTAACTTGGCCTCAATTTTGAGCAATGATGGAGGAGCTAAAGAATTGGATTGGAATAAGAGGGTGAATATCGTCAAGGGTGTGGCTCACGCGTTGTCTTACTTGCACCATGATTGCTCTCCGCCAATTGTTCATAGGGACATATCAAGCAAAAATGTTTTGCTAGATTCAGAGTACGAGGCTCATGTTTCAGACTTTGGCACTGCTAAGATTCTTAACCAAGACTCATCCAATTGGACTTCACTTGTCGGCACATATGGATATGTTGCACCAG agcttGCTTATACGATGAAGATAACTGAGAAAAGCGACATGTTTAGCTTTGGAGTTTTGGCTATTGAAGTGATCAAAG GTATTATCAAGTTGAAGTGCACTTTCCTGGAGCTATCACAGTCTGACTAG